The following proteins are co-located in the Coleofasciculus chthonoplastes PCC 7420 genome:
- a CDS encoding VMAP-C domain-containing protein, with product MVFNRSVQVRIRCLQRRFDLLEQNYTDISEQLNYESNAQNRNHLKRQLAHLEKEMTIVEEELNTLERGNVEDKTQRLMAILASVDPPTTQRIKAAYLASSPSSWSDFRPTIPPTIEQLLADLEDMPSGDSGYKRMDQFVAHLIADDQIPQSLRQQLHDWLKQNVDDIAQLLTQIKPETDPEQFYLMVWIQPSQQQKNCYFIKAWLAIPRPSSLSGSNYDYEPISLANTEAEPVSLTQIPQLLKEILIQSSQKCAISDLTLEFFLPRQLLNHDVDRWEIEISEDLLIPLGVECSVVVRSEERLSPSYCLKKKDWQKKWQRLKRLNHYPSSKLVASGDCAWNQLYVELRKEDILGCTLANVPQPMGKESVFNVILGTAIPLVIWVRCNLAHLNCSQELNQLLTCCISELPTTIKGKREAAFASHPHLRGLHIGSHLSLMWEDPDRVPPTIHYSTP from the coding sequence ATGGTATTCAATCGGTCTGTGCAAGTTAGGATCAGGTGTTTACAGCGTCGCTTTGATTTACTCGAACAGAACTATACCGATATATCGGAGCAATTGAACTATGAAAGCAATGCTCAGAATCGGAATCATTTAAAACGACAGCTTGCTCACCTGGAAAAAGAGATGACAATCGTTGAGGAAGAACTCAACACTCTTGAACGGGGAAACGTAGAAGATAAAACCCAGCGCCTTATGGCTATTTTAGCCTCTGTTGATCCGCCAACAACCCAACGGATCAAGGCAGCTTACCTAGCATCTAGCCCTTCTAGTTGGAGTGATTTTCGTCCCACCATTCCCCCGACAATCGAACAACTGTTGGCAGATTTAGAAGATATGCCTTCTGGGGATAGTGGGTACAAGCGAATGGATCAGTTTGTGGCACATTTAATTGCCGATGATCAAATTCCTCAGTCCTTGCGTCAACAGTTACACGATTGGCTGAAGCAAAACGTTGATGATATTGCCCAATTACTGACGCAAATTAAACCTGAAACCGACCCAGAACAATTTTACCTCATGGTATGGATTCAGCCCAGCCAGCAACAAAAGAATTGTTATTTTATCAAAGCCTGGTTAGCGATTCCTCGCCCATCTAGTCTGAGTGGAAGCAACTATGACTACGAACCCATTTCTCTAGCCAACACTGAAGCCGAACCCGTTTCCTTAACTCAGATTCCTCAGTTACTCAAAGAAATTCTGATTCAAAGTAGCCAAAAATGTGCGATAAGTGACTTAACCCTGGAATTTTTCTTACCTCGTCAGTTACTTAATCATGATGTTGATCGGTGGGAAATTGAGATCAGTGAGGATTTGTTAATTCCCCTTGGCGTGGAATGTAGCGTCGTCGTGCGTTCTGAGGAGCGACTTTCACCAAGTTACTGTCTCAAAAAGAAAGATTGGCAGAAAAAATGGCAGCGACTCAAGCGACTTAACCATTACCCTTCCTCTAAACTTGTTGCTTCAGGGGATTGTGCTTGGAATCAACTCTATGTTGAGTTAAGAAAAGAGGATATTCTTGGCTGTACCCTAGCTAATGTTCCTCAACCGATGGGAAAAGAAAGCGTTTTTAATGTGATTTTAGGAACAGCGATACCTTTAGTGATATGGGTACGGTGTAATTTAGCCCATTTAAATTGTTCCCAAGAATTAAATCAATTATTAACGTGTTGTATTTCTGAACTTCCAACTACGATAAAAGGAAAACGGGAAGCGGCTTTTGCGTCTCATCCCCACTTGCGCGGACTACATATTGGATCTCATCTTTCCCTAATGTGGGAAGATCCCGATCGCGTCCCGCCCACGATTCACTATTCTACACCTTAA
- a CDS encoding CopG family ribbon-helix-helix protein: MSKENVTFRLDPDKRAALDAIAAGMDRNLTYVLNQAINAYLEMHQWQLQEIQQGIAEADAGDFASEEEVTAVFSRLTHGR; this comes from the coding sequence ATGAGCAAGGAAAATGTAACCTTTCGACTTGATCCTGATAAGAGAGCTGCACTGGATGCCATTGCTGCTGGTATGGATCGTAATTTAACCTACGTATTGAATCAGGCAATTAATGCTTACCTGGAAATGCATCAGTGGCAACTGCAAGAGATTCAGCAGGGTATCGCTGAAGCTGATGCTGGGGATTTTGCCAGTGAAGAGGAGGTAACCGCCGTCTTTAGTCGGTTGACCCATGGACGTTAG
- a CDS encoding type II toxin-antitoxin system RelE/ParE family toxin, which translates to MDVRWLRKALRNLEQLHAYICEDNPDAATNTVLKIQAAVEQLAKFPYMGRTGRVEGTRELVISKTPYFVVYRVKNNQVHILRVLHNARKYPDT; encoded by the coding sequence ATGGACGTTAGATGGTTACGCAAAGCACTACGCAACCTTGAGCAGCTTCATGCCTACATTTGCGAAGATAACCCAGACGCTGCAACAAATACTGTTTTAAAAATACAAGCAGCGGTTGAGCAGTTAGCAAAATTCCCATATATGGGAAGAACCGGGCGCGTTGAAGGGACAAGGGAGTTGGTTATCTCAAAGACACCCTATTTTGTTGTCTACCGAGTTAAAAACAATCAGGTACATATCCTCCGTGTTCTTCATAACGCTAGAAAATACCCCGATACCTAA
- a CDS encoding formylglycine-generating enzyme family protein, with amino-acid sequence MNTATVANRDKEIARQRVNQFVRRFEESYRLLAYHAALPLVLTPELLNYLRNQFLRGQVPWLAEVDLLLSDLCSPVGYELYAMDTAVRAYLLEEMHNDAALSSQRMQEVARLLLGYVRHLAQTNPFISKQELEAQQWAAMVYLDNQRENAVRQIVQAFQESRAIGGSRWQTEMARLSRITQELAPQLRAYPNLLEYAELITRFVTEPESVNPKAGTHTYSVLGENLDVPDEGVAEGTGLFPPLQVFEFEVVTVDRKGTIIDKTQEQGQYFREDLGNGVTLDMVAIPGGSFLMGSPETEEGCSDNESPQHPVTIPPFFMGKYPVTQAQWQAMANLPQVNKKLDPDPSRFKGSDRPVEQVSWYDCIEFCARLSQYTGRDYRLPSEAEWEYACRAGTTTPFHFGETITTDLANYNGNYTYGEEAQGKYLQQTTPVGSFQVANAFGLFDDMHGNVWEWCADHWHGSYEGAPSDGQAWLLNDNENENHYRLLRGGSWCSSPDYCRCAYRYGDSPVVRLAYNGFRVVCGAAWTL; translated from the coding sequence ATGAATACTGCCACTGTAGCTAACCGAGACAAGGAAATTGCCAGACAACGGGTGAACCAATTTGTCCGGCGATTTGAGGAATCCTATCGGCTTTTGGCGTATCATGCGGCACTTCCTTTGGTGTTAACCCCGGAATTGCTCAATTATCTGCGGAATCAATTTCTGCGCGGACAAGTGCCTTGGCTGGCGGAAGTGGATTTGTTGCTGTCGGATTTGTGTAGTCCGGTGGGGTATGAACTCTATGCCATGGATACCGCCGTTCGTGCCTATTTGCTGGAGGAAATGCACAATGATGCGGCACTCTCCAGTCAACGGATGCAGGAGGTGGCTCGATTATTATTGGGGTATGTTCGCCATCTGGCACAGACGAATCCGTTTATTAGTAAACAGGAATTAGAGGCGCAACAGTGGGCGGCAATGGTGTACCTTGATAACCAGCGAGAGAATGCTGTGCGTCAGATTGTGCAGGCGTTTCAAGAGAGTCGGGCAATCGGGGGGAGTCGCTGGCAAACCGAAATGGCGCGTTTATCCCGAATTACGCAGGAACTCGCCCCTCAATTGCGGGCTTACCCAAATCTGTTGGAGTATGCTGAGTTAATTACTCGCTTTGTCACTGAACCTGAATCAGTGAACCCCAAAGCTGGGACGCATACCTACTCAGTTCTAGGGGAAAACCTGGACGTTCCTGATGAAGGGGTTGCTGAAGGTACGGGTTTATTTCCTCCCTTGCAGGTGTTTGAGTTTGAGGTGGTGACGGTTGATAGAAAGGGGACTATCATTGACAAAACTCAGGAGCAAGGGCAATATTTTCGGGAAGATTTGGGCAATGGTGTCACCTTGGATATGGTGGCGATTCCGGGAGGGTCATTCCTAATGGGTTCTCCAGAAACGGAAGAGGGGTGTTCTGATAATGAAAGTCCTCAGCATCCGGTAACGATTCCACCCTTTTTCATGGGGAAATATCCTGTGACTCAAGCGCAATGGCAAGCGATGGCTAATCTACCTCAAGTCAATAAAAAACTTGACCCTGACCCGTCCAGATTTAAAGGATCAGATCGACCAGTTGAGCAGGTATCGTGGTATGACTGTATAGAATTTTGTGCGCGGTTATCACAGTACACAGGACGAGACTACCGACTTCCCAGTGAAGCGGAGTGGGAATATGCCTGTCGTGCGGGAACAACAACGCCGTTTCATTTTGGCGAAACAATTACTACTGATTTAGCCAATTACAACGGCAACTATACTTATGGTGAGGAGGCTCAGGGTAAGTATCTGCAACAGACTACCCCAGTCGGGAGTTTTCAGGTAGCAAACGCCTTTGGCTTATTCGATGATATGCATGGAAATGTGTGGGAATGGTGTGCTGACCATTGGCATGGTAGTTATGAAGGTGCGCCGTCGGATGGTCAAGCTTGGCTATTGAATGATAATGAAAATGAGAATCATTATCGGCTGTTGCGCGGTGGTTCGTGGTGCAGCTCTCCAGACTACTGCCGTTGTGCCTATCGCTACGGGGACTCCCCAGTTGTCAGGCTCGCCTATAACGGGTTTCGGGTTGTCTGTGGTGCGGCGTGGACTCTTTAG